Proteins encoded together in one Monomorium pharaonis isolate MP-MQ-018 chromosome 8, ASM1337386v2, whole genome shotgun sequence window:
- the LOC105834227 gene encoding facilitated trehalose transporter Tret1 isoform X2, with the protein MGWQSPSAPQLQSPSPPMGNEPMTDNGVSWLTGTLCLSGTITTVLLSVLPDKFSRKRFGYMLTLPMIIAWLLLIFTNEHVYIYVSRILSGMAGGVTFFLVSNYVSEIACDSIRGMLASILVFSVNSGIVVAYILGGVMSFRAFPVVSVSLAVLFFITFIFMPESPVYLVRRNRMHEAIRALKWLRAGNSLVAERTLSQIQLEVKENASTKPAKFSDLFRDKATIKGLIITLGLFIGQQFCGVFAMISNTETIFKLSGSSLSPNMSSIIVGTIQLVGSCIAMFLVDRAGRRPLLFLSCAGMCACHCVIGTFCYLQNLQYDVSNYSWIPVVALSTFMITYSLGLGNGPVVVMSEIFSRDVTSLASTVILTTSWGSAFVITKSFTDLVALLGMHGCFFFLGASCASTFVFCYVLLPETKGRLREDIVNELNGVQCTENKNIKHIIGTDPVDAAYV; encoded by the exons ATGGGATGGCAGTCACCGTCAGCACCGCAGCTGCAAAGTCCCTCGCCTCCCATGGGGAACGAGCCTATGACAGATAACGGCGTGTCCTGGTTGACTGGGACTTTGTGCCTAAGCGGTACCATCACGACCGTGCTGTTGTCGGTGTTACCGGACAAGTTTAGTCGCAAGAGATTCGGCTACATGCTAACGTTGCCGATGATAATCGCTTGGCTGTTGCTCATCTTCACCAACGAACACGTGTACATCTATGTGTCGAGGATCCTGAGCGGTATGGCCGGCGGCGTCACGTTCTTCCTCGTATCAAACTACGTGTCGGAGATCGCATGTGACAGCATCCGCGGCATGTTGGCGAGTATCCTGGTATTCTCGGTGAACTCGGGGATAGTAGTGGCTTATATTCTGGGCGGCGTAATGTCCTTCCGCGCCTTTCCTGTGGTCAGTGTATCGTTAGCGGTTTTGTTCTTCATCACTTTCATCTTCATGCCGGAGTCGCCGGTCTACCTAGTGCGTCGAAATCGTATGCACGAGGCAATTAG AGCTTTGAAGTGGTTGAGAGCGGGAAACAGTCTGGTGGCAGAACGTACGTTATCGCAAATACAATTGGAAGTTAAAGAGAACGCGTCCACGAAGCCCGCTAAGTTTTCGGATTTATTCAGAGACAAGGCAACGATCAAAGGATTGATAATTACCCTGGGTCTGTTCATCGGCCAACAATTTTGTGGAGTCTTTGCGATG ATTAGTAACACGGAGACTATCTTCAAGTTGTCCGGCAGCTCATTATCGCCGAACATGTCGTCTATCATCGTGGGGACTATACAGCTTGTCGGATCATGTATAGCGATGTTCCTGGTGGACCGTGCGGGCAGACGACCTTTACTCTTTTTATCCTGCGCGGGAATGTGCGCGTGTCACTGCGTAATAGGCACATTCTGTTATCTTCAGAATCTCCAATATGACGTGTCCAACTATTCTTGGATACCAGTGGTGGCATTGTCCACCTTCATGATAACATACTCTTTGGGGCTAGGCAATGGACCCGTCGTGGTAATGTCTGAGATATTCAGCCGTGACGTGACCAGCCTGGCCTCGACCGTAATTCTCACCACAAGTTGGGGATCCGCCTTCGTCATAACGAAGAGCTTCACCGATCTTGTTGCTTTGTTAGGCATGCACGGCTGCTTCTTCTTCCTTGGCGCCTCCTGCGCGAGTACTTTTGTGTTTTGCTACGTGCTGCTACCGGAGACCAAAGGACGGTTACGCGAGGATATTGTAAACGAACTTAATGGTGTGCAATGTACAGAAAATAAGAACATCAAGCATATTATTGGGACAGATCCAGTGGATGCAGCTTATGTGTGA
- the LOC105834220 gene encoding WW domain-binding protein 4: MADYWKSQGRKFCDFCKCWIADNKPSIDFHEGGKKHKENVSKRLKEIHKNSAKQAKQNKKLEDDIKKMENAAMAAYLKDVENNTRDMTAQRIIKEKLNRVETKETPQNYNRMPPAAPETIPRFKCEQFSPKVDPCDPITLSKAAPSFPRVQQHSGENRTPGKSKAGKTKGKGKKTQEDDRLTAPVRKLWYEARSPEGYTYYWHIETNESVWEPPEEGYMTIAEQEEEAKEEMLQRELLEQLDREEATEKADILEEQRANVEREKLRELRKQPVKNDDTQGGDESAEIKKAAVEEERPYWRDYSVPERPQPYGSWQVVETSKNKPVDLQLPKQQKQIQLPTFTKNEPRPPQRTFKEKTVTQISTGDSDDEEASSTVFKKRKIGNKNVRKRTSDD, from the exons GGCGGATTATTGGAAGTCCCAAGGCCGCAAGTTCTGCGACTTCTGCAAATGCTGGATCGCCGATAATAAACCGAGTATCGACTTCCACGAGGGCGGCAAGAAGCACAAAGAAAATGTCAGCAAGCGGCTCAAGGAGATCCACAAGAATAGCGCGAAGCAGgcaaaacagaataaaaaattggaggATGACATCAAAAAGATGGAGAAC GCGGCTATGGCTGCGTATCTCAAGGATGTCGAGAATAACACGCGGGACATGACCGCTCAGAGAATCATCAAAGAGAAACTGAACAGGGTGGAGACAAAAGAG ACGCCTCAAAATTACAATCGAATGCCGCCAGCTGCTCCAGAGACAATACCGAGGTTCAAGTGCGAACAG TTCTCGCCGAAAGTGGATCCTTGCGACCCGATAACTTTGTCAAAGGCCGCGCCGTCATTTCCACGCGTCCAGCAGCACAGCGGCGAGAACAGGACTCCGGGGAAGAGTAAGGCCGGCAAGACGAAGGGAAAGGGGAAGAAGACCCAGGAGGATGATCGTCTGACCGCGCCCGTCAGAAAACTGTGGTACGAGGCTCGCAGTCCCGAAGGATACACTTACTATTGGCACATTGAAACGAACG AATCGGTCTGGGAGCCTCCGGAGGAAGGTTACATGACTATCGCGGAGCAAGAAGAGGAGGCGAAGGAGGAGATGCTCCAGAGAGAGCTCTTGGAACAATTGGATAGAGAAGAAGCGACCGAGAAGGCGGATATTCTCGAAGAACAACGGGCCAAcgtcgagagagagaagctGAGAGAGTTGAGGAAACAACCCGTTAAAAATGATGACACTCAAGGTGGTGACGAAAGCGCGGAAATAAAGAAGGCGGCGGTCGAAGAGGAACGACCTTACTGGCGAGACTACAGTGTGCCCGAGAGACCGCAACCTTACGGATCCTGGCAGGTCGTGGAGACGAG TAAAAATAAACCAGTGGATCTTCAGTTACCAAAGCAACAGAAGCAAATACAGTTGCCCACATTCACAAAGAACGAACCACGACCTCCGCAAAGgacttttaaagaaaaaactgtCACGCAAATTAGTACTGGTGATAGTGATGATGAAGAGGCATCATCCACTGTTttcaaaaagagaaaaatcggTAACAAGAACGTGCGAAAAAGAACGAGTGATGATTGa
- the LOC105834227 gene encoding facilitated trehalose transporter Tret1 isoform X1 — MEKHEKLPAEPGKLRQFLATMVVNQLSLSYGIVMGWQSPSAPQLQSPSPPMGNEPMTDNGVSWLTGTLCLSGTITTVLLSVLPDKFSRKRFGYMLTLPMIIAWLLLIFTNEHVYIYVSRILSGMAGGVTFFLVSNYVSEIACDSIRGMLASILVFSVNSGIVVAYILGGVMSFRAFPVVSVSLAVLFFITFIFMPESPVYLVRRNRMHEAIRALKWLRAGNSLVAERTLSQIQLEVKENASTKPAKFSDLFRDKATIKGLIITLGLFIGQQFCGVFAMISNTETIFKLSGSSLSPNMSSIIVGTIQLVGSCIAMFLVDRAGRRPLLFLSCAGMCACHCVIGTFCYLQNLQYDVSNYSWIPVVALSTFMITYSLGLGNGPVVVMSEIFSRDVTSLASTVILTTSWGSAFVITKSFTDLVALLGMHGCFFFLGASCASTFVFCYVLLPETKGRLREDIVNELNGVQCTENKNIKHIIGTDPVDAAYV; from the exons ATGGAGAAGCACGAAAAACTGCCGGCGGAGCCGGGAAAATTGCGCCAGTTTCTTGCCACAATGGTCG TGAACCAGTTGTCGCTGTCTTACGGGATCGTGATGGGATGGCAGTCACCGTCAGCACCGCAGCTGCAAAGTCCCTCGCCTCCCATGGGGAACGAGCCTATGACAGATAACGGCGTGTCCTGGTTGACTGGGACTTTGTGCCTAAGCGGTACCATCACGACCGTGCTGTTGTCGGTGTTACCGGACAAGTTTAGTCGCAAGAGATTCGGCTACATGCTAACGTTGCCGATGATAATCGCTTGGCTGTTGCTCATCTTCACCAACGAACACGTGTACATCTATGTGTCGAGGATCCTGAGCGGTATGGCCGGCGGCGTCACGTTCTTCCTCGTATCAAACTACGTGTCGGAGATCGCATGTGACAGCATCCGCGGCATGTTGGCGAGTATCCTGGTATTCTCGGTGAACTCGGGGATAGTAGTGGCTTATATTCTGGGCGGCGTAATGTCCTTCCGCGCCTTTCCTGTGGTCAGTGTATCGTTAGCGGTTTTGTTCTTCATCACTTTCATCTTCATGCCGGAGTCGCCGGTCTACCTAGTGCGTCGAAATCGTATGCACGAGGCAATTAG AGCTTTGAAGTGGTTGAGAGCGGGAAACAGTCTGGTGGCAGAACGTACGTTATCGCAAATACAATTGGAAGTTAAAGAGAACGCGTCCACGAAGCCCGCTAAGTTTTCGGATTTATTCAGAGACAAGGCAACGATCAAAGGATTGATAATTACCCTGGGTCTGTTCATCGGCCAACAATTTTGTGGAGTCTTTGCGATG ATTAGTAACACGGAGACTATCTTCAAGTTGTCCGGCAGCTCATTATCGCCGAACATGTCGTCTATCATCGTGGGGACTATACAGCTTGTCGGATCATGTATAGCGATGTTCCTGGTGGACCGTGCGGGCAGACGACCTTTACTCTTTTTATCCTGCGCGGGAATGTGCGCGTGTCACTGCGTAATAGGCACATTCTGTTATCTTCAGAATCTCCAATATGACGTGTCCAACTATTCTTGGATACCAGTGGTGGCATTGTCCACCTTCATGATAACATACTCTTTGGGGCTAGGCAATGGACCCGTCGTGGTAATGTCTGAGATATTCAGCCGTGACGTGACCAGCCTGGCCTCGACCGTAATTCTCACCACAAGTTGGGGATCCGCCTTCGTCATAACGAAGAGCTTCACCGATCTTGTTGCTTTGTTAGGCATGCACGGCTGCTTCTTCTTCCTTGGCGCCTCCTGCGCGAGTACTTTTGTGTTTTGCTACGTGCTGCTACCGGAGACCAAAGGACGGTTACGCGAGGATATTGTAAACGAACTTAATGGTGTGCAATGTACAGAAAATAAGAACATCAAGCATATTATTGGGACAGATCCAGTGGATGCAGCTTATGTGTGA